The Carassius gibelio isolate Cgi1373 ecotype wild population from Czech Republic chromosome B9, carGib1.2-hapl.c, whole genome shotgun sequence genome includes a region encoding these proteins:
- the si:ch211-39i22.1 gene encoding putative uncharacterized protein DDB_G0290521 isoform X38 encodes MKSSLWVFILGSLIVTGVKMQDSPADDLAAEESAVPDGAEDAEKPAEDPAPEETPEETPGETPEETPGETPEETPGETPEETPGETPGETPEETPGETPEETPEETPEETPEETPGETPEETPGETPEETPGETPEETPGETPEETPGETPEETPGETPGETPEETPGETPEETPGETPGETPEETPGETPGETPEETPGETPGETPEETPGETPEKTPEEAEEEAAAPTDEADKATETETDPAVGDPEVTEEEISPRKAPGEAEEPTQEDTEGARTTVPEEPVHSGDAAKEVKAQAENPVENAVRAADRHVAGQGKGRSAGAVSESNDSGSGTVAGVVCGIAVAAVGAIIGYFTYQKKKLCFRVQRGDPESTREENGTQNDPQVLSTLLNSS; translated from the exons CAGAAGACGCTGAAAAACCAGCTGAAGATCCTGCGCCTGAAGAAACACCTGAGGAAACACCTGGAGAAACACCCGAAGAAACAC CTGGAGAAACACCAGAGGAAACACCTGGAGAAACACCCGAGGAAACACCTGGAGAAACAC CTGGAGAAACACCCGAGGAAACACCTGGAGAAACACCCGAGGAAACACCTGAAGAAACACCCGAGGAAACACCAGAGGAAACACCCGGAGAAACACCTGAGGAAACACCTGGAGAAACACCCGAGGAAACACCTGGAGAAACACCAGAGGAAACACCTGGAGAAACACCCGAGGAAACACCTGGAGAAACACCAGAGGAAACACCCGGAGAAACACCTGGAGAAACACCCGAGGAAACACCTGGAGAAACACCCGAGGAAACACCTGGAGAAACACCTGGAGAAACACCTGAGGAAACACCTGGAGAAACACCTGGAGAAACACCCGAGGAAACACCTGGAGAAACACCTGGAGAAACACCCGAGGAAACACCTGGAGAAACACCTGAGAAAACAccagaggaagcagaagaggaggCAGCAGCTCCTACAG ATGAAGCAGATAAAGCCACTGAAACAG AAACCGATCCAGCTGTCGGAGATCCTGAAGTTACTGAAGAAG AAATCTCGCCTAGAAAAGCTCCAGGTGAAGCAGAAGAGCCAACACAAGAGGACACAGAAGGAG CCCGGACCACCGTACCTGAGGAACCGGTGCACTCTGGGGACGCAGCTAAAG AAGTGAAAGCCCAAGCAGAGAATCCAG TAGAGAACGCAGTGAGAGCTGCAGACCGACACGTCGCAGGTCAAGGCAAAG GTCGCAGCGCTGGAGCAGTTTCTGAGTCAAACG ACAGTGGATCCGGGACGGTGGCTGGTGTTGTTTGTGGGATCGCAGTAGCAGCTGTTGGAGCTATAATCGGATACTTCACGTATCAGAAGAAGAAACTGTGCTTTAGGGTCCAGAGAG GTGACCCGGAGAGCACCAGAGAAGAGAACGGCACGCAGAACGACCCACAGG TTTTAAGCACTCTCCTGAACTCATCctaa
- the si:ch211-39i22.1 gene encoding putative uncharacterized protein DDB_G0290521 isoform X41: MKSSLWVFILGSLIVTGVKMQDSPADDLAAEESAVPDGAEDAEKPAEDPAPEETPEETPGETPEETPGETPEETPEETPGETPEETPEETPGETPEETPGETPEETPGETPEETPGETPGETPEETPEETPGETPEETPGETPEETPGETPEETPEETPGETPEETPGETPGETPEETPGETPGETPEETPGETPGETPEETPGETPEKTPEEAEEEAAAPTDEADKATETETDPAVGDPEVTEEEISPRKAPGEAEEPTQEDTEGARTTVPEEPVHSGDAAKEVKAQAENPVENAVRAADRHVAGQGKGRSAGAVSESNDSGSGTVAGVVCGIAVAAVGAIIGYFTYQKKKLCFRVQRGDPESTREENGTQNDPQVLSTLLNSS; the protein is encoded by the exons CAGAAGACGCTGAAAAACCAGCTGAAGATCCTGCGCCTGAAGAAACACCTGAGGAAACACCTGGAGAAACACCCGAAGAAACACCTGGAGAAACACCCGAGGAAACACCTGAGGAAACACCTGGAGAAACACCTGAGGAAACACCCGAGGAAACACCTGGAGAAACACCCGAGGAAACACCTGGAGAAACACCAGAGGAAACACCTGGAGAAACACCCGAGGAAACACCTGGAGAAACACCTGGAGAAACACCCGAGGAAACACCAGAGGAAACACCCGGAGAAACACCCGAGGAAACACCTGGAGAAACACCCGAGGAAACACCTGGAGAAACACCCGAGGAAACAC CCGAGGAAACACCTGGAGAAACACCAGAGGAAACACCCGGAGAAACACCTGGAGAAACACCCGAGGAAACAC CTGGAGAAACACCTGGAGAAACACCCGAGGAAACACCTGGAGAAACACCTGGAGAAACACCCGAGGAAACACCTGGAGAAACACCTGAGAAAACAccagaggaagcagaagaggaggCAGCAGCTCCTACAG ATGAAGCAGATAAAGCCACTGAAACAG AAACCGATCCAGCTGTCGGAGATCCTGAAGTTACTGAAGAAG AAATCTCGCCTAGAAAAGCTCCAGGTGAAGCAGAAGAGCCAACACAAGAGGACACAGAAGGAG CCCGGACCACCGTACCTGAGGAACCGGTGCACTCTGGGGACGCAGCTAAAG AAGTGAAAGCCCAAGCAGAGAATCCAG TAGAGAACGCAGTGAGAGCTGCAGACCGACACGTCGCAGGTCAAGGCAAAG GTCGCAGCGCTGGAGCAGTTTCTGAGTCAAACG ACAGTGGATCCGGGACGGTGGCTGGTGTTGTTTGTGGGATCGCAGTAGCAGCTGTTGGAGCTATAATCGGATACTTCACGTATCAGAAGAAGAAACTGTGCTTTAGGGTCCAGAGAG GTGACCCGGAGAGCACCAGAGAAGAGAACGGCACGCAGAACGACCCACAGG TTTTAAGCACTCTCCTGAACTCATCctaa
- the si:ch211-39i22.1 gene encoding putative uncharacterized protein DDB_G0290521 isoform X15: protein MKSSLWVFILGSLIVTGVKMQDSPADDLAAEESAVPDGAEDAEKPAEDPAPEETPEETPGETPEETPGETPEETPEETPGETPEETPEETPGETPEETPGETPEETPGETPEETPGETPGETPEETPGETPEETPEETPEETPEETPGETPEETPGETPEETPGETPEETPGETPEETPGETPEETPGETPGETPEETPGETPEETPGETPGETPEETPGETPGETPEETPGETPGETPEETPGETPEKTPEEAEEEAAAPTDEADKATETETDPAVGDPEVTEEEISPRKAPGEAEEPTQEDTEGARTTVPEEPVHSGDAAKEVKAQAENPVENAVRAADRHVAGQGKGRSAGAVSESNDSGSGTVAGVVCGIAVAAVGAIIGYFTYQKKKLCFRVQRGDPESTREENGTQNDPQVLSTLLNSS from the exons CAGAAGACGCTGAAAAACCAGCTGAAGATCCTGCGCCTGAAGAAACACCTGAGGAAACACCTGGAGAAACACCCGAAGAAACACCTGGAGAAACACCCGAGGAAACACCTGAGGAAACACCTGGAGAAACACCTGAGGAAACACCCGAGGAAACACCTGGAGAAACACCCGAGGAAACACCTGGAGAAACACCAGAGGAAACACCTGGAGAAACACCCGAGGAAACACCTGGAGAAACAC CTGGAGAAACACCCGAGGAAACACCTGGAGAAACACCCGAGGAAACACCTGAAGAAACACCCGAGGAAACACCAGAGGAAACACCCGGAGAAACACCTGAGGAAACACCTGGAGAAACACCCGAGGAAACACCTGGAGAAACACCAGAGGAAACACCTGGAGAAACACCCGAGGAAACACCTGGAGAAACACCAGAGGAAACACCCGGAGAAACACCTGGAGAAACACCCGAGGAAACACCTGGAGAAACACCCGAGGAAACACCTGGAGAAACACCTGGAGAAACACCTGAGGAAACACCTGGAGAAACACCTGGAGAAACACCCGAGGAAACACCTGGAGAAACACCTGGAGAAACACCCGAGGAAACACCTGGAGAAACACCTGAGAAAACAccagaggaagcagaagaggaggCAGCAGCTCCTACAG ATGAAGCAGATAAAGCCACTGAAACAG AAACCGATCCAGCTGTCGGAGATCCTGAAGTTACTGAAGAAG AAATCTCGCCTAGAAAAGCTCCAGGTGAAGCAGAAGAGCCAACACAAGAGGACACAGAAGGAG CCCGGACCACCGTACCTGAGGAACCGGTGCACTCTGGGGACGCAGCTAAAG AAGTGAAAGCCCAAGCAGAGAATCCAG TAGAGAACGCAGTGAGAGCTGCAGACCGACACGTCGCAGGTCAAGGCAAAG GTCGCAGCGCTGGAGCAGTTTCTGAGTCAAACG ACAGTGGATCCGGGACGGTGGCTGGTGTTGTTTGTGGGATCGCAGTAGCAGCTGTTGGAGCTATAATCGGATACTTCACGTATCAGAAGAAGAAACTGTGCTTTAGGGTCCAGAGAG GTGACCCGGAGAGCACCAGAGAAGAGAACGGCACGCAGAACGACCCACAGG TTTTAAGCACTCTCCTGAACTCATCctaa
- the si:ch211-39i22.1 gene encoding cell surface glycoprotein 1 isoform X9, which translates to MKSSLWVFILGSLIVTGVKMQDSPADDLAAEESAVPDGAEDAEKPAEDPAPEETPEETPGETPEETPGETPEETPEETPGETPEETPEETPGETPEETPGETPEETPGETPEETPGETPGETPEETPEETPGETPEETPGETPEETPEETPGETPEETPGETPEETPGETPEETPGETPEETPGETPEETPGETPGETPEETPGETPEETPGETPGETPEETPGETPGETPEETPGETPGETPEETPGETPEKTPEEAEEEAAAPTDEADKATETETDPAVGDPEVTEEEISPRKAPGEAEEPTQEDTEGARTTVPEEPVHSGDAAKEVKAQAENPVENAVRAADRHVAGQGKGRSAGAVSESNDSGSGTVAGVVCGIAVAAVGAIIGYFTYQKKKLCFRVQRGDPESTREENGTQNDPQVLSTLLNSS; encoded by the exons CAGAAGACGCTGAAAAACCAGCTGAAGATCCTGCGCCTGAAGAAACACCTGAGGAAACACCTGGAGAAACACCCGAAGAAACACCTGGAGAAACACCCGAGGAAACACCTGAGGAAACACCTGGAGAAACACCTGAGGAAACACCCGAGGAAACACCTGGAGAAACACCCGAGGAAACACCTGGAGAAACACCAGAGGAAACACCTGGAGAAACACCCGAGGAAACACCTGGAGAAACACCTGGAGAAACACCCGAGGAAACACCAGAGGAAACACCCGGAGAAACACCCGAGGAAACACCTGGAGAAACACCCGAGGAAACAC CAGAGGAAACACCCGGAGAAACACCTGAGGAAACACCTGGAGAAACACCCGAGGAAACACCTGGAGAAACACCAGAGGAAACACCTGGAGAAACACCCGAGGAAACACCTGGAGAAACACCAGAGGAAACACCCGGAGAAACACCTGGAGAAACACCCGAGGAAACACCTGGAGAAACACCCGAGGAAACACCTGGAGAAACACCTGGAGAAACACCTGAGGAAACACCTGGAGAAACACCTGGAGAAACACCCGAGGAAACACCTGGAGAAACACCTGGAGAAACACCCGAGGAAACACCTGGAGAAACACCTGAGAAAACAccagaggaagcagaagaggaggCAGCAGCTCCTACAG ATGAAGCAGATAAAGCCACTGAAACAG AAACCGATCCAGCTGTCGGAGATCCTGAAGTTACTGAAGAAG AAATCTCGCCTAGAAAAGCTCCAGGTGAAGCAGAAGAGCCAACACAAGAGGACACAGAAGGAG CCCGGACCACCGTACCTGAGGAACCGGTGCACTCTGGGGACGCAGCTAAAG AAGTGAAAGCCCAAGCAGAGAATCCAG TAGAGAACGCAGTGAGAGCTGCAGACCGACACGTCGCAGGTCAAGGCAAAG GTCGCAGCGCTGGAGCAGTTTCTGAGTCAAACG ACAGTGGATCCGGGACGGTGGCTGGTGTTGTTTGTGGGATCGCAGTAGCAGCTGTTGGAGCTATAATCGGATACTTCACGTATCAGAAGAAGAAACTGTGCTTTAGGGTCCAGAGAG GTGACCCGGAGAGCACCAGAGAAGAGAACGGCACGCAGAACGACCCACAGG TTTTAAGCACTCTCCTGAACTCATCctaa
- the si:ch211-39i22.1 gene encoding putative uncharacterized protein DDB_G0290521 isoform X32 has protein sequence MKSSLWVFILGSLIVTGVKMQDSPADDLAAEESAVPDGAEDAEKPAEDPAPEETPEETPGETPEETPGETPEETPEETPGETPEETPEETPGETPEETPGETPEETPGETPEETPGETPGETPEETPEETPGETPEETPGETPEETPGETPEETPEETPGETPEETPGETPGETPEETPGETPEETPGETPGETPEETPGETPGETPEETPGETPGETPEETPGETPEKTPEEAEEEAAAPTDEADKATETETDPAVGDPEVTEEEISPRKAPGEAEEPTQEDTEGARTTVPEEPVHSGDAAKEVKAQAENPVENAVRAADRHVAGQGKGRSAGAVSESNDSGSGTVAGVVCGIAVAAVGAIIGYFTYQKKKLCFRVQRGDPESTREENGTQNDPQVLSTLLNSS, from the exons CAGAAGACGCTGAAAAACCAGCTGAAGATCCTGCGCCTGAAGAAACACCTGAGGAAACACCTGGAGAAACACCCGAAGAAACACCTGGAGAAACACCCGAGGAAACACCTGAGGAAACACCTGGAGAAACACCTGAGGAAACACCCGAGGAAACACCTGGAGAAACACCCGAGGAAACACCTGGAGAAACACCAGAGGAAACACCTGGAGAAACACCCGAGGAAACACCTGGAGAAACACCTGGAGAAACACCCGAGGAAACACCAGAGGAAACACCCGGAGAAACACCCGAGGAAACACCTGGAGAAACACCCGAGGAAACACCTGGAGAAACACCCGAGGAAACAC CCGAGGAAACACCTGGAGAAACACCAGAGGAAACACCCGGAGAAACACCTGGAGAAACACCCGAGGAAACACCTGGAGAAACACCCGAGGAAACACCTGGAGAAACACCTGGAGAAACACCTGAGGAAACACCTGGAGAAACACCTGGAGAAACACCCGAGGAAACACCTGGAGAAACACCTGGAGAAACACCCGAGGAAACACCTGGAGAAACACCTGAGAAAACAccagaggaagcagaagaggaggCAGCAGCTCCTACAG ATGAAGCAGATAAAGCCACTGAAACAG AAACCGATCCAGCTGTCGGAGATCCTGAAGTTACTGAAGAAG AAATCTCGCCTAGAAAAGCTCCAGGTGAAGCAGAAGAGCCAACACAAGAGGACACAGAAGGAG CCCGGACCACCGTACCTGAGGAACCGGTGCACTCTGGGGACGCAGCTAAAG AAGTGAAAGCCCAAGCAGAGAATCCAG TAGAGAACGCAGTGAGAGCTGCAGACCGACACGTCGCAGGTCAAGGCAAAG GTCGCAGCGCTGGAGCAGTTTCTGAGTCAAACG ACAGTGGATCCGGGACGGTGGCTGGTGTTGTTTGTGGGATCGCAGTAGCAGCTGTTGGAGCTATAATCGGATACTTCACGTATCAGAAGAAGAAACTGTGCTTTAGGGTCCAGAGAG GTGACCCGGAGAGCACCAGAGAAGAGAACGGCACGCAGAACGACCCACAGG TTTTAAGCACTCTCCTGAACTCATCctaa
- the si:ch211-39i22.1 gene encoding putative uncharacterized protein DDB_G0290521 isoform X37, translated as MKSSLWVFILGSLIVTGVKMQDSPADDLAAEESAVPDGAEDAEKPAEDPAPEETPEETPGETPEETPGETPEETPEETPGETPEETPEETPGETPEETPGETPEETPGETPEETPGETPGETPEETPEETPGETPEETPGETPEETPGETPEETPEETPEETPEETPGETPEETPGETPEETPGETPEETPGETPEETPEETPGETPGETPEETPGETPEKTPEEAEEEAAAPTDEADKATETETDPAVGDPEVTEEEISPRKAPGEAEEPTQEDTEGARTTVPEEPVHSGDAAKEVKAQAENPVENAVRAADRHVAGQGKGRSAGAVSESNDSGSGTVAGVVCGIAVAAVGAIIGYFTYQKKKLCFRVQRGDPESTREENGTQNDPQVLSTLLNSS; from the exons CAGAAGACGCTGAAAAACCAGCTGAAGATCCTGCGCCTGAAGAAACACCTGAGGAAACACCTGGAGAAACACCCGAAGAAACACCTGGAGAAACACCCGAGGAAACACCTGAGGAAACACCTGGAGAAACACCTGAGGAAACACCCGAGGAAACACCTGGAGAAACACCCGAGGAAACACCTGGAGAAACACCAGAGGAAACACCTGGAGAAACACCCGAGGAAACACCTGGAGAAACACCTGGAGAAACACCCGAGGAAACACCAGAGGAAACACCCGGAGAAACACCCGAGGAAACACCTGGAGAAACACCCGAGGAAACACCTGGAGAAACACCCGAGGAAACACCTGAAGAAACACCCGAGGAAACACCAGAGGAAACACCCGGAGAAACACCTGAGGAAACACCTGGAGAAACACCCGAGGAAACACCTGGAGAAACACCAGAGGAAACACCTGGAGAAACACCCGAGGAAACAC CCGAGGAAACACCTGGAGAAACACCTGGAGAAACACCCGAGGAAACACCTGGAGAAACACCTGAGAAAACAccagaggaagcagaagaggaggCAGCAGCTCCTACAG ATGAAGCAGATAAAGCCACTGAAACAG AAACCGATCCAGCTGTCGGAGATCCTGAAGTTACTGAAGAAG AAATCTCGCCTAGAAAAGCTCCAGGTGAAGCAGAAGAGCCAACACAAGAGGACACAGAAGGAG CCCGGACCACCGTACCTGAGGAACCGGTGCACTCTGGGGACGCAGCTAAAG AAGTGAAAGCCCAAGCAGAGAATCCAG TAGAGAACGCAGTGAGAGCTGCAGACCGACACGTCGCAGGTCAAGGCAAAG GTCGCAGCGCTGGAGCAGTTTCTGAGTCAAACG ACAGTGGATCCGGGACGGTGGCTGGTGTTGTTTGTGGGATCGCAGTAGCAGCTGTTGGAGCTATAATCGGATACTTCACGTATCAGAAGAAGAAACTGTGCTTTAGGGTCCAGAGAG GTGACCCGGAGAGCACCAGAGAAGAGAACGGCACGCAGAACGACCCACAGG TTTTAAGCACTCTCCTGAACTCATCctaa
- the si:ch211-39i22.1 gene encoding putative uncharacterized protein DDB_G0290521 isoform X6: MKSSLWVFILGSLIVTGVKMQDSPADDLAAEESAVPDGAEDAEKPAEDPAPEETPEETPGETPEETPGETPEETPEETPGETPEETPEETPGETPEETPEETPGETPGETPEETPEETPGETPEETPGETPEETPGETPEETPEETPEETPEETPGETPEETPGETPEETPGETPEETPGETPEETPGETPEETPGETPGETPEETPGETPEETPGETPGETPEETPGETPGETPEETPGETPGETPEETPGETPEKTPEEAEEEAAAPTDEADKATETETDPAVGDPEVTEEEISPRKAPGEAEEPTQEDTEGARTTVPEEPVHSGDAAKEVKAQAENPVENAVRAADRHVAGQGKGRSAGAVSESNDSGSGTVAGVVCGIAVAAVGAIIGYFTYQKKKLCFRVQRGDPESTREENGTQNDPQVLSTLLNSS; the protein is encoded by the exons CAGAAGACGCTGAAAAACCAGCTGAAGATCCTGCGCCTGAAGAAACACCTGAGGAAACACCTGGAGAAACACCCGAAGAAACACCTGGAGAAACACCCGAGGAAACACCTGAGGAAACACCTGGAGAAACACCTGAGGAAACACCCGAGGAAACACCTGGAGAAACACCCGAGGAAACAC CCGAGGAAACACCTGGAGAAACACCTGGAGAAACACCCGAGGAAACACCAGAGGAAACACCCGGAGAAACACCCGAGGAAACACCTGGAGAAACACCCGAGGAAACACCTGGAGAAACACCCGAGGAAACACCTGAAGAAACACCCGAGGAAACACCAGAGGAAACACCCGGAGAAACACCTGAGGAAACACCTGGAGAAACACCCGAGGAAACACCTGGAGAAACACCAGAGGAAACACCTGGAGAAACACCCGAGGAAACACCTGGAGAAACACCAGAGGAAACACCCGGAGAAACACCTGGAGAAACACCCGAGGAAACACCTGGAGAAACACCCGAGGAAACACCTGGAGAAACACCTGGAGAAACACCTGAGGAAACACCTGGAGAAACACCTGGAGAAACACCCGAGGAAACACCTGGAGAAACACCTGGAGAAACACCCGAGGAAACACCTGGAGAAACACCTGAGAAAACAccagaggaagcagaagaggaggCAGCAGCTCCTACAG ATGAAGCAGATAAAGCCACTGAAACAG AAACCGATCCAGCTGTCGGAGATCCTGAAGTTACTGAAGAAG AAATCTCGCCTAGAAAAGCTCCAGGTGAAGCAGAAGAGCCAACACAAGAGGACACAGAAGGAG CCCGGACCACCGTACCTGAGGAACCGGTGCACTCTGGGGACGCAGCTAAAG AAGTGAAAGCCCAAGCAGAGAATCCAG TAGAGAACGCAGTGAGAGCTGCAGACCGACACGTCGCAGGTCAAGGCAAAG GTCGCAGCGCTGGAGCAGTTTCTGAGTCAAACG ACAGTGGATCCGGGACGGTGGCTGGTGTTGTTTGTGGGATCGCAGTAGCAGCTGTTGGAGCTATAATCGGATACTTCACGTATCAGAAGAAGAAACTGTGCTTTAGGGTCCAGAGAG GTGACCCGGAGAGCACCAGAGAAGAGAACGGCACGCAGAACGACCCACAGG TTTTAAGCACTCTCCTGAACTCATCctaa
- the si:ch211-39i22.1 gene encoding putative uncharacterized protein DDB_G0290521 isoform X22, protein MKSSLWVFILGSLIVTGVKMQDSPADDLAAEESAVPDGAEDAEKPAEDPAPEETPEETPGETPEETPGETPEETPEETPGETPEETPEETPGETPEETPGETPEETPGETPEETPGETPEETPGETPEETPGETPEETPGETPEETPGETPEETPGETPEETPGETPEETPGETPEETPGETPGETPEETPGETPEETPGETPGETPEETPGETPGETPEETPGETPGETPEETPGETPEKTPEEAEEEAAAPTDEADKATETETDPAVGDPEVTEEEISPRKAPGEAEEPTQEDTEGARTTVPEEPVHSGDAAKEVKAQAENPVENAVRAADRHVAGQGKGRSAGAVSESNDSGSGTVAGVVCGIAVAAVGAIIGYFTYQKKKLCFRVQRGDPESTREENGTQNDPQVLSTLLNSS, encoded by the exons CAGAAGACGCTGAAAAACCAGCTGAAGATCCTGCGCCTGAAGAAACACCTGAGGAAACACCTGGAGAAACACCCGAAGAAACACCTGGAGAAACACCCGAGGAAACACCTGAGGAAACACCTGGAGAAACACCTGAGGAAACACCCGAGGAAACACCTGGAGAAACACCCGAGGAAACACCTGGAGAAACACCAGAGGAAACACCTGGAGAAACACCCGAGGAAACACCTGGAGAAACAC CCGAGGAAACACCTGGAGAAACACCCGAGGAAACACCTGGAGAAACACCCGAGGAAACAC CCGGAGAAACACCTGAGGAAACACCTGGAGAAACACCCGAGGAAACACCTGGAGAAACACCAGAGGAAACACCTGGAGAAACACCCGAGGAAACACCTGGAGAAACACCAGAGGAAACACCCGGAGAAACACCTGGAGAAACACCCGAGGAAACACCTGGAGAAACACCCGAGGAAACACCTGGAGAAACACCTGGAGAAACACCTGAGGAAACACCTGGAGAAACACCTGGAGAAACACCCGAGGAAACACCTGGAGAAACACCTGGAGAAACACCCGAGGAAACACCTGGAGAAACACCTGAGAAAACAccagaggaagcagaagaggaggCAGCAGCTCCTACAG ATGAAGCAGATAAAGCCACTGAAACAG AAACCGATCCAGCTGTCGGAGATCCTGAAGTTACTGAAGAAG AAATCTCGCCTAGAAAAGCTCCAGGTGAAGCAGAAGAGCCAACACAAGAGGACACAGAAGGAG CCCGGACCACCGTACCTGAGGAACCGGTGCACTCTGGGGACGCAGCTAAAG AAGTGAAAGCCCAAGCAGAGAATCCAG TAGAGAACGCAGTGAGAGCTGCAGACCGACACGTCGCAGGTCAAGGCAAAG GTCGCAGCGCTGGAGCAGTTTCTGAGTCAAACG ACAGTGGATCCGGGACGGTGGCTGGTGTTGTTTGTGGGATCGCAGTAGCAGCTGTTGGAGCTATAATCGGATACTTCACGTATCAGAAGAAGAAACTGTGCTTTAGGGTCCAGAGAG GTGACCCGGAGAGCACCAGAGAAGAGAACGGCACGCAGAACGACCCACAGG TTTTAAGCACTCTCCTGAACTCATCctaa